Genomic segment of Rhodocaloribacter litoris:
CAAGTTGCGCTATCACGACAGCCAGTATCGTCGCGCCGAGCGGTGGCAAATAACCACGTCCCACACTGGCAACGAACGCAATCGGGGTAACAAGCGCGGTCGTTAACCCGGTAGTGTTGGCCAGGGTAAGTGTACCTTGCCCCAGTACCTCCACCGACCATGCCTCAAGGTCAATTGCAATGCCCACAACAAGCCCGATGAGATAAATGAAAGCTGTCAGGACAACGCACCACAGGACTACCACAATGAACTTAGCCAGCACGATTACAGAACGCGATGTGGGCAGTGCCAGCAGGTCTTTGACCGTCCTATCTGCATATTCTCTACCAAACACCCAGGCCCCTATGAACCCAAACACGATAATACCCCCGACCGCTACCGCCTGGGACAGGAAACCCAAATAAGTCGGCCAATCAGCAGCACCTGCCACGATCTGCGCTTTGGC
This window contains:
- a CDS encoding ABC transporter permease, with the protein product MQNVSQALWVEFLKTRRSKVPLLTALGFALAPFAGGFFMMVMKDPDLARRLGLISAKAQIVAGAADWPTYLGFLSQAVAVGGIIVFGFIGAWVFGREYADRTVKDLLALPTSRSVIVLAKFIVVVLWCVVLTAFIYLIGLVVGIAIDLEAWSVEVLGQGTLTLANTTGLTTALVTPIAFVASVGRGYLPPLGATILAVVIAQLVAAAGWGAYFPWSVPALYAGLAGPDYTNLGLVSYAIVVAVSSMGLIGTFLWWEWADQSF